A window of Roseburia hominis A2-183 genomic DNA:
GACAAGCCGTTTATTCTGGAGACTCCGAATGACGATGAGGGATACCGCAGAGAGATTGCACTTTTCCGGGAGTGGAGGGAGTAGATAAGAATCCGGAGAAATACATTGCTTTTTAGAAGTGTGTGTGTTATACTTCAAATCACATGAATGCGAAAGCTTTTTCATGCAAATATTTGCCCACCAAGAGATTGGTTAAGCCCATACGGACAGGCGGGGCAGCTGCCGATGGTGGAGAGATCCACGTTATTGATTGAGTTAGAAGCTCAAATTTTATAAGTTGATGACGACTGCAGGCGAAGGACTGCAGGACCCTGAATCGTATGCGATAGAGATATCACTTGTGAAACGGTCAATAAGAGTAGTAATAGCAAATATTTGCTGGCGAAGATGCCAACGTAGACTCTGATAATAGTTTTTGCAGCATGTAGGACAGATTACATAAAGTATGACTATGAGAATGTGACAAGGCAGGTGATGTGTGCGCAGCATATAGGCATCTGTCTTTTTTTTGTGTAATAGGAAACTTCGTCCCTATTACATAAAAACGCTCCGGGCAGGATTCTTTCTTGTGCTACAGAAGATGCCATGTTATGCGAAAGCATGAAAGTCATGCTTCCTGTAGAGCCAAAAGCTCTGCCGGACGGCATGCATACCGCATCAGGGAGCATCAAAACAGAATGTGAGGAGAATCATGGAAGCAGGATCCCAGAAGCGCGCTCCGGTCTACGAAGCGCTGGAACAATTAAAAAAGAGAAGAGTCGTTCCTTTCGATGTGCCGGGGCACAAGAGAGGGCGTGGCAACCCGGAGCTCGTGGAACTTCTGGGGGAGAAATGTGTGAGTCTGGATGTGAATTCCATGAAGCCGCTTGACAACCTGTGCCATCCGGTGTCGGTCATCAAAGAGGCGGAGGAACTGGCGGCGGAGGCTTTCCGGGCAGATCACGCGTTTTTTATGGTGGGAGGAACAACGTCCTCCGTGCAGAGCATGGTGTTGTCGGTCTGTCGTGCCGGGGATAAGATCATCCTGCCGCGCAATGTACATAAGAGTGTGATCAATGCACTGGTACTCTGCGGCGCTATTCCGGTCTATGTGAATCCGGAGGTGGACAAAAAGCTTGGCATTTCACTCGGTATGGAGATCTCGGAGGTGGAGCGGGCGATTCTGGAGAATCCGGGCGCGGTGGCGGTTCTTGTGAACAATCCGACTTATTACGGAATCTGTTCCGATCTGCGCTCCATCGTGAAGCTGGCACATGAACACGAGATGCTTGTGCTTGTGGATGAAGCGCACGGCACCCATCTGTATTTCGGGGAGGACCTTCCGGTCTGCGCGATGGATGCCGGTGCAGATATGGCGTCCGTCTCCATGCACAAATCCGGAGGAAGCTTAACACAGAGTTCCCTGCTTTTAACCGGCAAAAATGTCAACTGGGAGTATGTCAGCCAGATTATCAACCTCACACAGACGACAAGCGCGTCTTATCTTCTGATGTCAAGTCTCGACATCTCGCGGAGAAATCTGGCGCTGCGCGGAAGGGAATCGTTCCGCAAAGTGGCGGAGATGGCGGAATATGCCAGGGCGGAGATCAACGACATCGGCGGATATTATGCTTACGGCAAGGATATGGTGAACGGCGGAAGCGTCTATGACTTTGATGTGACGAAGCTCTCAGTCTATACGCGGGGAATCGGTCTGGCAGGAATCGAGGTCTATGATCTGTTGCGGGATGAGTACGATATCCAGATTGAGCTGGGGGACATTGCCAACATCTTAGCCTACATTTCAATCGGCGACCGCATCCAGGATATCGAGCGGCTGGTGGGAGCGTTGGCAGACGTCAAACGCTTGTATTCCAAGGACCCTGCACAGATGTTAAATACAGAATATATAAATCCGACTGTTCTTGTTTCACCGCAGGCGGCTTTTTACGCAGAGAAAAAATGCATGCCGATCCGGGAGACGGCAGGAAAGATCTGCGGAGAGTTTGTGATGTGCTATCCGCCGGGAATTCCGATTCTCGCGCCGGGTGAGATGATTACGCCGGAGATCATCGAATATATCATCTATGCCAAGGAGAAGGGCTGCTCCATGCAGGGAACGGAAGATCCGGCGGTGGAGCACTTAAATGTCTTAGTGGATGACCGGCAGGTGTGGAAATAAGACCGCCGGAAGAATAGCTCTTAAGGAAGAGCATACAGTCAGGAAGAACAGGCGTAAGGAAGCAGCAGACCGTGCGATACGGTCTGGGGAAGGTGGAAGAGAGCGTGGAGTTATGGTTTTCGGATAATCAGACCGATCATGTGAAGGTGTCGGTCAAAGTGGAGAAGCAGCTGTTCGGGGAGCAGACGGATTTTCAGAGGATCGACGTGTTTGAATCCAGGGAATTCGGCAGATTTTTAAGCTCCGATGGCAGTATCGTCTTCTCAGAAAAGGATGAGTTCATCTACGATGAGATGATTGTGCATGTGCCGATGGCGGTGCATCCGCATGTGAAAAAAGTGCTGGTCATCGGTGGCGGAGACGGCGGTGTGGCGAGAGAACTTTCCTATTATGAGGAGATCGAGCAGATCGACGTCGTGGAATCCGACCGGACATTCGTGGATGTGTGCAGGAAGTTTTTCCCGGACAACGCCTGCGGACTGGAAGATCCGCGCGTCAATATCTATTACGAGGATGGACTGCGCTTTCTGCGCACAAAGCATGATGCCTACGATCTGATCATCAATGATGCGATCGATCCGCTCGGGCATACGGCGGGATTGTTCACCAAGGAATTTTATGGGAACTGTTACCGCGCATTAAAAGAAGACGGCATTATGGTCTACCAGCACGGCAGTCCTTTTTATGACGAGGATGAGGAGTCCTGCCGCGTGATGCACCGCAAGGCGAGTCACAGTTTCCCGATCAGCCGTGTGTATCAGGCGCACATTCCGACCTGTTCCTCCGGGTACTGGCTGTTCGGATTTGCGTCAAAAAAATATCACCCGCTAACGGATCTGAATGTGGAGCGCTGGAAAGCGCGCGGGATCAAGACCTGGTATTATACGACCAATCTTCATAAGGGAGCGTTTATGCTGCCAAAATATGTCGAGGATATGCTTGAGGAAGAGGAAGGCAGAAGGTAGATGGCAGATGCGGGACAGAACGGACTCTGACGGGACAGTCAGCGGAGCGTTCTGTCATCCGTTGGCAGAATGATATAATAGAAAATACAGCCGCAGGACGGCAGAATGAGAGGATAAGTAGATGGGAAGATTATTGATTATCGGATGTGGCGGAGTAGCAGGGGTGGCAATTCACAAATGCTGCCAGAACAGCAAGACTTTTTCGGAGATCTGCATTGCAAGCCGCACAAAAGAAAAATGTGACGCGTTAAAAGAAAAGCTGCAGGGAACGACGGATACAGTGATCACGACAGCGAAGGTGGATGCGGATAATGTGGACGAACTGATCGCACTGATCCGTGACTACAAGCCGGATGCCGTGTTAAATGTGGCGCTGCCTTACCAGGATCTGACGATTATGGATGCCTGCCTGGCATGCAAGGTGGACTACATCGATACCGCGAACTACGAACCGGAAGATACCGACGACCCGGCGTGGCGTGCAATTTATGAGAAGCGCTGCAAGGAGGCGGGCTTTACCGCGTACTTCGATTATTCCTGGCAGTGGGCATATCAGAAACGCTTTACAGATGCCGGCATCACGGCGCTTCTTGGCAGCGGCTTTGACCCGGGCGTGACGAGCGTGTTTACCGCCTATGCGCTGAAGCATTATTTCGATGAGATCGAGTACATCGATATCTTAGACTGCAACGGTGGAGACCACGGTTATCCGTTCGCCACCAATTTCAACCCGGAGATCAACCTCCGCGAGGTATCCGCAAACGGCTCCTACTGGGAGGACGGACACTGGGTAGAGACAAAACCGATGGAAATTAAAAGAGAATATAATTTCCCACAGGTTGGCGAGAAAGACATGTATCTGCTTCATCATGAGGAGATCGAGTCTCTGGCAAAGAATGTGCCGGGAGTCAAGCGCATCCGTTTCTTCATGACCTTCGGTCAGAGCTATCTGACTCATATGCAGTGTCTGGAGGATGTCGGAATGCTCTCCACTTCCCCGATCCAGTATGAGGGAAGAGAGATCGTGCCGATCCAGTTCTTAAAGGCATTGCTTCCGGATCCGGCGTCACTGGGTCCTAGAACCGTTGGCAAGACGAACATCGGTTGTATTTTTACCGGCAAGAAGGATGGCAAGGAAAAGACGATCTATATCTACAACGTCTGCGATCACCAGGAGTGCTACAGGGAGGTTGGCTCACAGGCGATCTCCTACACGACAGGAGTTCCGGCAATGATCGGTGCAGCACTTGTTGTAGATAAGGTGTGGGATAAGGACGGCGTCTTCAATATCGAGGAGTTTGATCCGGATCCGTTTATGGATATGCTCAATCAGTACGGACTGCCGTGGGTTGTCGATGAGAACCCCAAGACGGTGGCGTAGCCGTTCGTAAAAAGAGCCGGACAGGGAGAGACGAGAGCAATGAAGTGGAATGAACTTCCGACACCATGCTATGTGGTGAATCAGAAAAAATTAAAAGAGAACTTAATAATATTGCATAATCTGGAGCAGGATACGGGATGCCATGTCCTGCTGGCGCAGAAAGCGTTTTCCACATATGCGCTCTATCCGTTGATCGGACAATACATCAGCGGTACCACAGCGAGCGGACTCTACGAGGCGCGTCTCGGCGCAGAGGAGATGGGGCGTGAGAACCATGTGTTTGCTCCGGCGTACAAGGACAGCGATATGGAGGAACTGGTCACGCTCTGCGACCATGTGATTTTTAATTCCTTTGCGCAGTATGTCAGACATAGGAAGAAGGTGGCGGCGCAGAATGCCGCCAGTGGTACGGAGCACCGTGTCAGCATCGGACTTCGGATCAATCCGGAGTATTCCACGCAGGAGGGACATGCGATCTATGATCCCTGCGCGCCCGGTTCCAGACTCGGCATGACAAGAGAGGCGTTTGAGAAAGGACTTGCCGGACTTGGCATGAGACGGCAGGAGGATGGAAGCTATGAACTGCCGGAGGATGTGGAGGGACTCCATTTTCACACGCTCTGCGAGCAGGACGCGGATGATCTGGAATGCACGTTTTATGCGTTTGAGGAGCAGTTTGCTTCTTATTTAAAACAGGTCCGGTGGCTGAATCTGGGCGGAGGACATCATATTACCAGACCGGGTTACCAGATAGAGCGTTTAAAGAAGCTTATCGGCTATATCAGGGAGACCTACGGACTTGCCGTGTATCTGGAGCCCGGCGAGGCGGTTGCCTTAAATGCGGGATATCTGGTAACGGAAGTGTGCGATATTGTACACAACGGGATGGATATTCTGATTCTGGATGCGTCTGCGGCGTGTCATATGCCGGACGTTCTTGAGATGCCGTATCGTCCACCGCTTCGGGACGGATTTGCGGCGGGGGAGCAGAAATACACCTATCGGCTGTCCTCGCTCACCTGTCTGGCGGGGGACGTCATCGGGGACTACAGTTTCACACATGAGATTCAGATCGGCGACCGTCTGGTGTTTGAGGACATGGCAATCTACTCGATGGTGAAGAATAATACCTTTAATGGAATTCCGCTTCCGTCGATCGCAATGCTCCGGGAAGACGGGGAGGTTGAGATGTTAAAGCAGTTCGGCTATGAAGATTTCAAAGGGCGGTTGTCATAACCGGTTTTGAAAGACATCCGGGACAAGGGAAGATGACTTGGATGAGGGTAGAGGAAATGGAGAAAAAGATGCAAAAGTGTGCAGAAGATCCAAAAGAGAGAATGACAACGCCGCAGGCGGACGGATTTTTTATGCCGGGGGAGTACGAACCGCATGACGGCTGTATTCTGATCTGGCCGTCGCGCCCGGGTTCCTGGATTTACGGCGCACGCGATGCGCGGATTGCATTCCGGGATGTGATTGCAGCGATTGCGCAGAGTGAAAACGTATATGTGGCAGCCGGGCGGGATGCCATTGACTCCGCGCGAGAGATGCTGATCGGTGAGGACGCGCCGTGGAAAAAGCGGGTGACGGTCTTTGAACTGGAGACAGACGATGCCTGGGCAAGAGATGTGGCGCCGACCTTTGTGAAAGACGGCGCCGGCAGGATGCGGGCAGTGAATTGGTCATTTAACGCCTGGGGAGGATCGGTGGACGGACTGTATGCATCCTGGGCGTTGGACGATGCGTTTGCAAAGGCGTTTGCCGCAAAGTATGGCTATGCGTGTTACGATGCCGCGCCGTTTGTACTGGAGGGCGGATCGATTCACAGCGACGGTGAGGGGACGCTTCTGGTGACGGAGGCGTGCCTTTTGAGCGCGGGGCGCAATCCGGGGCTTACGCGCGGGGAGATCGAGGAGAAGCTTAGAACTTATCTTGGCATAGAAAAAGTGCTGTGGCTGCCGCGTGGAATCTATCAGGATGAGACGAACGAACATGTGGATAACGTCTGCGCGTTCCTGCGCCCGGGCGAGGTGGTGCTTGCCTGGACGGACGATGAAACAGATCCCCAGTATCCGCTATCACAGCAGACGCTTGCGTACCTGGAGGGCGAGACGGATGCGCGCGGAAGAAAGCTTGTCATTCACAAGCTTCCGATTCCCGATCATCCGGTCTGCATTACAGAGGAGGAACTGGCAGGTTATTCGTTTGCCGAAGGGGAGGATGAGCGGGAGGCGGGAGAGCGTCTTGCGGCATCCTACGTGAACTTTTATTTTTCCAATGAGGCAGTTATTCTTCCGGCGTTCGGCGGGGAGAATGAGGAGAGTGACAGGCGCGCTGCCGCACTGCTTGCGCAGTGGAATCCGGGGCGGAAGATTATTTCGGTGCAGGCGCGTGCAATTTTAGTCGGCGGCGGGAATATCCACTGTATTACACAGCAGATCCCGGCGGCAAAAATGCAGCAGCAAAACGCAGCAGCAAAAATGTAGCAGCGGTAAAGTGGACAGAGACAAAAAGAGGAAAAGAGCATGAACAGAGTGAAAGTGGCGGCAATTCAGATGCGCTGTGCGGCGTCTGTGGAGGAGAATTTAAAAAAGGCGGAAGCCATGGTGCGAAAGGCGGCGGCAGAGGGAGCAAACGTGATCCTTCTGCCGGAACTTTTTGAGCGGGAATATTTTTGCCAGCAGCGCCGGTATGACTTCTATCATTATGCAAAGCCTGTGATGGAGAACGATGCGGTGCGCATGGGCATGCGGCTTGCCGCGGAGCTTGGTGTGGTGCTCCCGATCAGCTTTTATGAGCGGGATGTGAACAACCTGTACAATTCCATCGCCTGTATCGACGCGGACGGAACAGTGCTCGGCGTTTATCGCAAGACGCATATCCCGGATGATCATTACTATCAGGAAAAGTTCTATTTTACGCCGGGGGATACCGGATTTCAGGTATTTTCTACGCGCTACGGCAGAATCGGCGTGGGAATCTGCTGGGATCAGTGGTTTCCGGAGAGCGCGCGCTGTATGGCGCTTGCAGGGGCGGAGCTGCTTTTTTATCCGACGGCGATCGGATCGGAACCGATCTTAGAGTGCGACAGTATGCCGCACTGGAGACGCTGTATGCAGGGACATGCGGCAGCCAATCTGATGCCCGTTGTTGCGGCAAACCGGATCGGGGAGGAGACGGTAGAACCCTGTGAGGAAAACGGCGGACAGCGTTCGGCGCTTGTTTTTTACGGATCGTCTTTCCTGACCGATGAGACCGGAGAAATTCTGGCGGAGGCAGGGCGCGACGAGGAAGAGATACTGGTGCAGGAATATGACCTGGACGAGCTGGATGCCAGACGGCTGGAGTGGGGGCTGTTCCGCGACAGGCGCCCGGAGTGCTACGGCATCATCAGCGGCAGGTAAAAGAAATATATTGTTGACATGGAAACAATAATGAGATACAGTAGGAACTGGGAACAAAATACCATGTTAGAAAAAGGAAGAGTCTGCATGAAAGATCGGGAAGAGCTGTTAAAAGAAATCGCGCTCATGCTGGAGCGGCAGGATATGCTTTCCAAACTGACGGAAAACCAGTGTCTGGATGAATACGGCTATTCGGAGACACACTGTATCGACTATATCGGAAGACTGGAACTGCCGAACGTCACGAAGGTGGCGGAGCACATGGGGATGACGCGCGGCGCGATCAGCAAGATGACCAAGAAGCTTCTTGCCAAAGGGCTGATCGAAAAATATACGCTGGAGACGAACAAAAAGGAAGTATATTTCAAGCTCACGGATCAGGGCAGGCTTTTGTTTGATGAGCATGCGAAGCGGCATCAGCGATGGGAGAAGCGCGATATGGAATTTCTGGCGCGCTATTCCGTCGAGGATGTGAGGACGGTGAGCCGTTTTATGACGGAGTTCAACGGCTATCTGGAAGAGCAGATCGAGACGATTACAGGGACGCAGGCAGAAGGATGATATTATGTAATAGGAACGAAGTTTCCTGTTACACAAAAAAGAATCCTGCAGGCAGGATTCTCATGTGTTACTGTTGTATGAAATGTAATTGTTAAGCGTTTAACACTTCAAGAAGCGTAAGCAGCTTCTCTACCGTATCCTGGCTGATGTTGTTTGCCGCGATAAAATTGCTTACCGTCGTTGCAACATCTTCGGAAGTCTCTGCAGTGGATGCGGATGCAACGGTGTTCGTATCGCTTCCCATATAGGAGAGAACCTTCTGGACATAATTCTGTGTCTCGCTAAACGGTGGAATACCGCCGTATTTATCGACATTTGCACTGCCGGCGTTGTATGCCGCAAGCGCAAGAGAGGTATCGCCGTTGTACTTGGCAAGCAGCTGGGAGATCAGATTCGCACCGCCCATGATATTCTGGTAGGCATCGTAGGAATCTGTGACACCGAGAGATGCTGCGGTGGCAGGCATCAGCTGCATAATACCGACAGCACCGGCGCTGCTGACAGCGCTTGTATTAAAATTGGACTCTGCTCTTGCGATTGATTTTAAAAGAGTGGAGGAGACGCCGTAGGTGTTCGCCGCTTCATCAAAGATGGCGGAAAGGTCTCCGGAGCAGGTCGTGCTGCCGGAGTAGGCGTCGGTGGCATTCGTTAAAACGGAAGAAAAGTCAGAACTTGCAGCCTGCGCTTTTGCAGCTTCGGCGGCAGCTCTCTCCGCTTCAGCGCGGGCAGCAGCTTCGGCGTTGATCTGATCCACAAATGCCTGATCGTGATAATTTAAGATCGTAATACTCATTGGTAACTCCCTTGAAAACAACTTCACTGAATGTATAACTAGAAAAAGTATAGCATAATTTGCGGGATTAGGAAAGAAAAAAATGAAAACCAAACAAGTCGAGCGGAAAGGAACATATTTACGTGCATTTCGGGCAGCGTTTCCCTACACGGTACCGGTGCTCACCGGCTATCTGTTTATCGGGATGGCGTTCGGAGTGATGATACAGGAAAAAGGTTACAACTTCTTGTGGGCGATGCTCATGAGTCTGGTGATCTATGCGGGCAGCGGACAGTATCTTGCAGTCAACTTTTTCGCGCCGGGCGTCAGCCTCCTCAATGTGATTTTCATGGAATTTATGGTGAATATCCGCCATATTTTTTATGGACTGTCACTGCTGGAACGATTTTCTAAGATGGGGAAAAAGCGGCTTTACATGATCTTTTCCCTGACGGATGAGACCTACTCGCTTTTCTTCGTCACAAAAGTGCCGAAAGATGTGAAGGAGGAGCAGTTCTTGTTTGCGATTGCCGTGCTCGACCAGAGTTACTGGATCATCGGCTCCGGCATCGGCGCCCTGCTTGGAAATGTGCTCCCGTTCTCCACGGAGGGCATTGACTTTGCAATGACGGCATTGTTTGTGGTAATCATGGTGGAACAGTGGATGGAGAAGCAGAACCGTCCGAGCGTGGTGATCGGGCTGGTATGTGGACTGGTGTGCAGGCTGGTGTTCGGAGCGGACAATTTTATCCTTCCGACCATGATATGCGTCATGGTCATCCTGCTTTCCTGCAAAAAAATATTCGATAAAATGATTCCGGAGGACGGAAAGGAAGGAGGCGAGCCGGAGTGCCAGTAAGTGTTGGAAGATCGCTTGCGATCATATTTACCGTGGCGGGAACGATATTTTTTACCAGGCTGATTCCGTTTCTGTTTTTCCCGAAAGGAAAAGAGATTCCGCCGATCATCCGGTATCTGGGGAGAGTGCTGCCCCCGGCGGTCATCGGAATGCTGGTGATCTACTGCCTGAAAAACGTGTCGGTGCTTGCGGCGCCTTTCGGCCTGCCGGAATTTATTGCCGTGGCGGCGGTCATCATGCTTCATGTATGGAAGCGCAACAATCTGCTCAGCATTGGTGCCGGAACGGCACTTTATATGTTTTTGATACAAGTCGTATTCTAGGAAGAAAGGAAGAACCGTATGAAGAAGAAACCATTTGTAACCAAAGAACAGTTAGAGGAAATCGTAAAAAAATACCCAACGCCTTTTCATCTCTACGATGAAAAAGGAATCCGCGAAAATGCGAAGGCAGTGAAGGAAGCATTTGCATGGAACCCGGGATTCCGGGAGTATTTTGCGGTAAAGGCAACGCCGAACCCGTTCATTCTTGACATTTTAAAAGAATATGACTGCGGATGTGACTGTGCGTCGCTGACAGAGCTGATGCTTGCGGATTCCCAGGGCTTCGATGGAAAACACATCATGTTTTCCTCCAATGATACGCCGGCGGAGGAATTTGCATTTGCCAATGAGCTTGGTGCGATCATTAATCTCGACGATTTTACACACATTGATTTTCTGGAAAAAACGATCGGCAGGATTCCGGAGACGATCAGCTGCCGGTACAATCCGGGAGGCGTCTTTAAGATGAGCAACGGCATCATGGATAATCCGGGCGATGCAAAGTACGGTTTTACCCACGAGCAGATCATTGAGGGATTCAAGATCTTAAAGGAGAAGGGAGCCAAGCATTTTGGCGTACATGCGTTTCTTGCCAGCAATACCGTGACAAACGAATATTACCCGAAGCTTGCGAGAGAACTGTTTGAACTGGTTGTGGAACTGCGCGATAAGACGGGATGCGATATCCGTTTTATCAATCTCTCCGGCGGTGTCGGTATTCCGTACACACCGGATCAGACGCCGAACGACATCCGTGTCATCGGAGAGGGCGTCCGGGTGGCATATGAGGAGAT
This region includes:
- the nspC gene encoding carboxynorspermidine decarboxylase; the encoded protein is MKWNELPTPCYVVNQKKLKENLIILHNLEQDTGCHVLLAQKAFSTYALYPLIGQYISGTTASGLYEARLGAEEMGRENHVFAPAYKDSDMEELVTLCDHVIFNSFAQYVRHRKKVAAQNAASGTEHRVSIGLRINPEYSTQEGHAIYDPCAPGSRLGMTREAFEKGLAGLGMRRQEDGSYELPEDVEGLHFHTLCEQDADDLECTFYAFEEQFASYLKQVRWLNLGGGHHITRPGYQIERLKKLIGYIRETYGLAVYLEPGEAVALNAGYLVTEVCDIVHNGMDILILDASAACHMPDVLEMPYRPPLRDGFAAGEQKYTYRLSSLTCLAGDVIGDYSFTHEIQIGDRLVFEDMAIYSMVKNNTFNGIPLPSIAMLREDGEVEMLKQFGYEDFKGRLS
- a CDS encoding lytic transglycosylase domain-containing protein; the encoded protein is MSITILNYHDQAFVDQINAEAAARAEAERAAAEAAKAQAASSDFSSVLTNATDAYSGSTTCSGDLSAIFDEAANTYGVSSTLLKSIARAESNFNTSAVSSAGAVGIMQLMPATAASLGVTDSYDAYQNIMGGANLISQLLAKYNGDTSLALAAYNAGSANVDKYGGIPPFSETQNYVQKVLSYMGSDTNTVASASTAETSEDVATTVSNFIAANNISQDTVEKLLTLLEVLNA
- a CDS encoding saccharopine dehydrogenase family protein, which codes for MGRLLIIGCGGVAGVAIHKCCQNSKTFSEICIASRTKEKCDALKEKLQGTTDTVITTAKVDADNVDELIALIRDYKPDAVLNVALPYQDLTIMDACLACKVDYIDTANYEPEDTDDPAWRAIYEKRCKEAGFTAYFDYSWQWAYQKRFTDAGITALLGSGFDPGVTSVFTAYALKHYFDEIEYIDILDCNGGDHGYPFATNFNPEINLREVSANGSYWEDGHWVETKPMEIKREYNFPQVGEKDMYLLHHEEIESLAKNVPGVKRIRFFMTFGQSYLTHMQCLEDVGMLSTSPIQYEGREIVPIQFLKALLPDPASLGPRTVGKTNIGCIFTGKKDGKEKTIYIYNVCDHQECYREVGSQAISYTTGVPAMIGAALVVDKVWDKDGVFNIEEFDPDPFMDMLNQYGLPWVVDENPKTVA
- a CDS encoding branched-chain amino acid transporter permease, producing MPVSVGRSLAIIFTVAGTIFFTRLIPFLFFPKGKEIPPIIRYLGRVLPPAVIGMLVIYCLKNVSVLAAPFGLPEFIAVAAVIMLHVWKRNNLLSIGAGTALYMFLIQVVF
- the aguB gene encoding N-carbamoylputrescine amidase → MNRVKVAAIQMRCAASVEENLKKAEAMVRKAAAEGANVILLPELFEREYFCQQRRYDFYHYAKPVMENDAVRMGMRLAAELGVVLPISFYERDVNNLYNSIACIDADGTVLGVYRKTHIPDDHYYQEKFYFTPGDTGFQVFSTRYGRIGVGICWDQWFPESARCMALAGAELLFYPTAIGSEPILECDSMPHWRRCMQGHAAANLMPVVAANRIGEETVEPCEENGGQRSALVFYGSSFLTDETGEILAEAGRDEEEILVQEYDLDELDARRLEWGLFRDRRPECYGIISGR
- a CDS encoding AzlC family ABC transporter permease → MKTKQVERKGTYLRAFRAAFPYTVPVLTGYLFIGMAFGVMIQEKGYNFLWAMLMSLVIYAGSGQYLAVNFFAPGVSLLNVIFMEFMVNIRHIFYGLSLLERFSKMGKKRLYMIFSLTDETYSLFFVTKVPKDVKEEQFLFAIAVLDQSYWIIGSGIGALLGNVLPFSTEGIDFAMTALFVVIMVEQWMEKQNRPSVVIGLVCGLVCRLVFGADNFILPTMICVMVILLSCKKIFDKMIPEDGKEGGEPECQ
- a CDS encoding MarR family transcriptional regulator; the protein is MKDREELLKEIALMLERQDMLSKLTENQCLDEYGYSETHCIDYIGRLELPNVTKVAEHMGMTRGAISKMTKKLLAKGLIEKYTLETNKKEVYFKLTDQGRLLFDEHAKRHQRWEKRDMEFLARYSVEDVRTVSRFMTEFNGYLEEQIETITGTQAEG
- the speE gene encoding polyamine aminopropyltransferase, whose protein sequence is MELWFSDNQTDHVKVSVKVEKQLFGEQTDFQRIDVFESREFGRFLSSDGSIVFSEKDEFIYDEMIVHVPMAVHPHVKKVLVIGGGDGGVARELSYYEEIEQIDVVESDRTFVDVCRKFFPDNACGLEDPRVNIYYEDGLRFLRTKHDAYDLIINDAIDPLGHTAGLFTKEFYGNCYRALKEDGIMVYQHGSPFYDEDEESCRVMHRKASHSFPISRVYQAHIPTCSSGYWLFGFASKKYHPLTDLNVERWKARGIKTWYYTTNLHKGAFMLPKYVEDMLEEEEGRR
- the aguA gene encoding agmatine deiminase, producing the protein MEKKMQKCAEDPKERMTTPQADGFFMPGEYEPHDGCILIWPSRPGSWIYGARDARIAFRDVIAAIAQSENVYVAAGRDAIDSAREMLIGEDAPWKKRVTVFELETDDAWARDVAPTFVKDGAGRMRAVNWSFNAWGGSVDGLYASWALDDAFAKAFAAKYGYACYDAAPFVLEGGSIHSDGEGTLLVTEACLLSAGRNPGLTRGEIEEKLRTYLGIEKVLWLPRGIYQDETNEHVDNVCAFLRPGEVVLAWTDDETDPQYPLSQQTLAYLEGETDARGRKLVIHKLPIPDHPVCITEEELAGYSFAEGEDEREAGERLAASYVNFYFSNEAVILPAFGGENEESDRRAAALLAQWNPGRKIISVQARAILVGGGNIHCITQQIPAAKMQQQNAAAKM
- a CDS encoding diaminopimelate decarboxylase; the encoded protein is MKKKPFVTKEQLEEIVKKYPTPFHLYDEKGIRENAKAVKEAFAWNPGFREYFAVKATPNPFILDILKEYDCGCDCASLTELMLADSQGFDGKHIMFSSNDTPAEEFAFANELGAIINLDDFTHIDFLEKTIGRIPETISCRYNPGGVFKMSNGIMDNPGDAKYGFTHEQIIEGFKILKEKGAKHFGVHAFLASNTVTNEYYPKLARELFELVVELRDKTGCDIRFINLSGGVGIPYTPDQTPNDIRVIGEGVRVAYEEILVPAGLGDVAIYTEMGRFMLGPYGCLVTTAIHEKHTHKEYIGVDACAVNLMRPAIYGAYHHITVMGKEDAPCDHKYDVTGSLCENCDKFAIDRMLPKIDMGDLLVIHDTGAHGFSMGYNYNGKLKSAEVLLKEDGSTQLIRRAETPEDYFRTFDCFDILKDMKHPK
- a CDS encoding aminotransferase class I/II-fold pyridoxal phosphate-dependent enzyme gives rise to the protein MEAGSQKRAPVYEALEQLKKRRVVPFDVPGHKRGRGNPELVELLGEKCVSLDVNSMKPLDNLCHPVSVIKEAEELAAEAFRADHAFFMVGGTTSSVQSMVLSVCRAGDKIILPRNVHKSVINALVLCGAIPVYVNPEVDKKLGISLGMEISEVERAILENPGAVAVLVNNPTYYGICSDLRSIVKLAHEHEMLVLVDEAHGTHLYFGEDLPVCAMDAGADMASVSMHKSGGSLTQSSLLLTGKNVNWEYVSQIINLTQTTSASYLLMSSLDISRRNLALRGRESFRKVAEMAEYARAEINDIGGYYAYGKDMVNGGSVYDFDVTKLSVYTRGIGLAGIEVYDLLRDEYDIQIELGDIANILAYISIGDRIQDIERLVGALADVKRLYSKDPAQMLNTEYINPTVLVSPQAAFYAEKKCMPIRETAGKICGEFVMCYPPGIPILAPGEMITPEIIEYIIYAKEKGCSMQGTEDPAVEHLNVLVDDRQVWK